A stretch of DNA from Spirosoma endbachense:
GTTTTAAAAGTTGCCTTTACCGTCAAAAATTTACTAAAAGAGCACTTCTCTATAGACTATATGAATACTTTGCCAAAACAGAATTTACAGGGACGGAACAGTCAACTTGTTGAACAAGAGGAGCAAAGGCGTGATTTAGGGTTCGGAACAAAGCTCGGTGATACCTATTCTCGATTAATCAACAAAGATGGTAGTTTTAATATATTTCGTAAGAACGGAACATTTTGGGATCAACTAAATCTCTATAATCGGCTGATTACCATCAAATGGTTGCCTTTTTTAGGCTTAGTCTTGGTATTTTATCTCATTGCGAATGGCTTTTTTGCCGTAGTATATATGCTGGCTGGCGCTGAGAATCTTCAGAGTACCTCGGACCAATCATTTTATGGACCTTTCTGGAAAGCTTTTTTCTTTAGTTCTCAAACGCTTACAACTGTAGGATACGGACATATTGCCCCTACTAGCTTTCTGACTAGTATTATAGCCGCTTTCGAGTCAATGATGGGATTACTGTCGTTTGCTTTGGTAACCGGACTCCTGTACGGCCGGTTTTCGCGACCATCTGCTCATATTAAATTTTCCCAACGGTCAGTGTTTGCGCCTTATCTGGATGTAAATGCCTGGATGTTCCGGATCATTAATGCACGGTCACACCAGTTGATCGATGTGCTGGTAGAAGTAACTATGTCGCGCATGGAAACTAAAGCGGATGGAACGAAGCACCGTAATTATTATTCCTTAAGTCTGGAGCGGAAGAAAGTAACGTTTTTTCCAACTAACTGGACCCTGGTCCACGCTATTACGAATAAAAGTCCATTACATGGCTGTACGCCCGAAGACCTTGCCGAATCTGATACTGAATTCTTAATTTTGCTCCAGGCAATGGACGATACATTCTCGCAGGTAGTTCATCGACGGTATTCGTATCGGTATGATGAAGTTCTTTGGGGACACAAATTTCGCCCCATGTTTGACAGTGGCCAAAGCGGTATTGTTAATCTCGATCTTGAGAAACTGGATGATACTGAAGAAGTTGAGCTTAACTAGTTCTCGGTTCAAGGTAGTTTAGTTGCTCATGATGTAATTAAAGGCAAGCCTACTGTGTGAACCATAAATTGTAAACCGAATTGATTTCTCCTCCATTTCTGCGCCCTGGCGATACGGTCGGAGTAGTAGCTCCTGCCAGTTGGTTTCCATATGAAGAGTTAGTTGATGGATTGCGTATCCTGCGCGACGACTGGAAACTAAATGTACTGGAAGGTGATAGCCTACACGCCATTGATGGCCCATTCGCCGGTTCCGATGACCTTCGGCGGGCGGATCTGCAACGCCTTTTTGATGATCCATCCGTAAAAGCAGTTTTTGCTGCTCGGGGGGGCTACGGATGCTACCGAATTGTAGACCAATTAGACCTGACCTGCTTACACGAGAGCCCCAAATGGCTCGTCGGCTTTAGCGATATAACCGTTTTGCTAAGCCTGTTCTACAAGCATGGAATTCAGAG
This window harbors:
- a CDS encoding ion channel, with the translated sequence MNTLPKQNLQGRNSQLVEQEEQRRDLGFGTKLGDTYSRLINKDGSFNIFRKNGTFWDQLNLYNRLITIKWLPFLGLVLVFYLIANGFFAVVYMLAGAENLQSTSDQSFYGPFWKAFFFSSQTLTTVGYGHIAPTSFLTSIIAAFESMMGLLSFALVTGLLYGRFSRPSAHIKFSQRSVFAPYLDVNAWMFRIINARSHQLIDVLVEVTMSRMETKADGTKHRNYYSLSLERKKVTFFPTNWTLVHAITNKSPLHGCTPEDLAESDTEFLILLQAMDDTFSQVVHRRYSYRYDEVLWGHKFRPMFDSGQSGIVNLDLEKLDDTEEVELN